Part of the bacterium genome, ACGGTGAGTCAGTCATAAACGGCCCCTTATAGCGTAATAAGCCCTGGCAGCGTATTGAAACAGTAGCTGGTGAGGTTTTTAAGTCGCGACCCTGTTATTTACAGACCCTGTTACTTACAGACCCCGTCCACTACAGACCCCGTCCCCCCCATACCCTGTCCACCACGTGCGGCTCATGTTCTTGCTCGTGATACATGTTCCCGCTCGTGATATTGGTATCTTGCAAAACGAGCAGTTGTTCAAAGTTCTGCGACGATGAAATACTGTTCGTATCAATAGAATTAGGTGAATAGAGCGCGAAGCGCAAGAGATAAATGAAGGAGTGTTATGAAAACCGCAGAACAAATTCGTAAACTCTACGATGAAGAAAAATGCCTTCGCGATTGGTCAGATTTCTTGAGGTTTCAGAGTATAAGTACTGATCCTGAGTATGCAGGAGAGTGCGTTCGTTGCGCAGAGTGGTTGCGGGAACATCTCTCGAGCATAGGGCTTGAGGCATCTTTGCTAGAAACTCAGGCGAAGCCAGTAGTTTACGCTAGCTACCGCTCGCCTCAGCAGGATGCACCGCGGATACTCTTTTATGGGCATTATGATGTTCAGCCAGCAGATCCTTTAGAGGAGTGGACGACACCACCCTTTGAGCCAACACTCCGTGACGGCAGGCTTTACGCTCGGGGAGCCGAGGATAACAAGGGGCAAGTCATGTATTTTGTGAAGGCGGTTGAGGCGCTGCTCCAAGAGGGGCAAGGTGAGCTTCCTGTCTCAGTGGCATTCCTGATCGAGGGGGAAGAGGAGTGTGGGAGTGGAGGGATTGCAGCCGCGCTTGAATCCTGGCAAGAGCGACTTCAGGCGGACATATTAATGGTCTGTGACACTGGCTCTCGAGCTGCTGATGTATCAGCTATTACCATGGGGCTGCGGGGTATAGCGGGTCTAACGGTTCGTCTTTCTGGTCTTCGGACTGATCTTCACTCAGGAGTGCATGGGGGAGTTTGCCCTAATCCAGCCACGGAGCTTGCGCGATTACTTGCAACTCTTCATGACGCGGATGGCAAGATTGCGGTAGATGGTTTTTACGATGATGTTCCTGAGCCAGATGTTGAGGATCTCGCTCTTGCCAATCAGGTGGAGCTCCCTTTGGAAGCGTATCAAGCAATGAGTGGTGTTCAGCCTGTCGGGGGAGAGAAGGGCCGGAGCTTTGCCGAACGAAGAGGATTTCGGCCCACGGTAGAGATCAATGGGATTCATTCTGGATACGGGGGTGCTGGGATGAAAACGATTATTCCGCGGGATGCCGTGGCGAAAATTACAACTCGAACGGTGGCAGCGCAAGAT contains:
- a CDS encoding M20/M25/M40 family metallo-hydrolase, giving the protein MKTAEQIRKLYDEEKCLRDWSDFLRFQSISTDPEYAGECVRCAEWLREHLSSIGLEASLLETQAKPVVYASYRSPQQDAPRILFYGHYDVQPADPLEEWTTPPFEPTLRDGRLYARGAEDNKGQVMYFVKAVEALLQEGQGELPVSVAFLIEGEEECGSGGIAAALESWQERLQADILMVCDTGSRAADVSAITMGLRGIAGLTVRLSGLRTDLHSGVHGGVCPNPATELARLLATLHDADGKIAVDGFYDDVPEPDVEDLALANQVELPLEAYQAMSGVQPVGGEKGRSFAERRGFRPTVEINGIHSGYGGAGMKTIIPRDAVAKITTRTVAAQDTEGALRKLEDHLLRRAPEGLVITISESESGGSGLAVSASSPVIERARTVLEHLQMGSVELMWEGASIPIVASLAEVANAEPLLVGFGLEEDNIHAPNESFSLDQFFKGFSYVVGFLSSYK